Proteins encoded by one window of Leptospira barantonii:
- a CDS encoding baseplate J/gp47 family protein: MAGVTEQGFIRKTRDEILSDLEEKYKTSLGQDIDLSILSEDGMRMRILADELDSIHQLAEAVFYSNFAHTATGASLDRVLNPLGSERQPAKRSIVALKFLGVNGSFVDVGTICQTGSGLQFITIQSGTISSGFVILNAQAMNLDYGINGDVAANAISTINTAVAGVDSVTNPDPARGGRSIETDIEYLNRFFNEGINGGSSAANVQGVLNQIESVLTAIVYENNTDFVDVDGRPPHSMEAVIEGGAPEEIGEALLRNWPGGIESFGSQNTTVIDTKGVARTYCFNRPADVLVFVKIDIVRDLALWVPGSESIVKTNCIKVVGGVDTIGATSTAFKGDGTGADVFSWKLIASQSGLSEYDSVKVLGIKSMTAKVALSSPANLDELSINSRQRAKLITANIQVNFI; this comes from the coding sequence ATGGCCGGTGTGACAGAGCAAGGTTTTATACGTAAGACAAGGGACGAAATTCTTTCCGATCTCGAGGAAAAATACAAAACGAGCTTGGGACAGGACATCGACCTTTCCATTTTGAGCGAGGACGGAATGAGAATGAGAATTCTCGCGGATGAGTTGGATTCGATCCATCAACTCGCGGAGGCCGTTTTTTATTCGAACTTCGCACATACTGCGACGGGAGCATCCTTGGATCGGGTTTTGAATCCTCTGGGAAGCGAACGTCAGCCTGCAAAACGATCCATTGTCGCATTAAAATTTTTAGGAGTGAACGGTTCCTTCGTCGACGTGGGTACAATTTGTCAGACTGGAAGCGGTCTTCAATTCATCACGATTCAATCCGGTACGATTTCAAGCGGATTTGTGATCTTAAACGCACAGGCCATGAATCTCGATTACGGAATCAACGGAGATGTTGCGGCTAACGCGATTAGCACGATCAATACAGCGGTAGCAGGTGTGGATTCGGTAACGAACCCCGATCCGGCTAGAGGTGGAAGATCGATCGAAACCGATATCGAATATTTGAATCGATTCTTTAACGAAGGAATCAACGGAGGTTCATCGGCGGCTAACGTTCAGGGGGTTTTGAATCAGATAGAATCCGTTTTAACCGCGATCGTTTATGAAAACAATACGGACTTCGTCGATGTGGATGGCAGACCTCCACATTCGATGGAAGCCGTGATCGAAGGAGGTGCTCCCGAAGAAATCGGAGAAGCTCTTCTCCGAAACTGGCCCGGTGGAATCGAATCCTTCGGTTCTCAAAACACGACCGTCATCGATACGAAAGGAGTCGCGAGAACGTATTGCTTCAATCGACCCGCAGATGTTCTTGTTTTCGTAAAGATCGATATCGTTCGAGACTTGGCTCTTTGGGTTCCAGGTTCGGAGTCCATCGTTAAAACGAATTGTATCAAAGTAGTCGGCGGCGTCGATACGATCGGAGCGACTTCCACTGCGTTCAAAGGCGACGGTACGGGCGCGGACGTATTCTCTTGGAAGTTGATCGCGTCTCAAAGCGGACTCAGTGAATACGATTCGGTAAAAGTTTTAGGAATCAAGTCAATGACCGCAAAGGTCGCACTGTCTTCGCCCGCGAATCTGGATGAACTTTCGATCAACAGTCGTCAAAGGGCGAAATTGATCACCGCGAATATTCAGGTGAACTTTATATGA
- a CDS encoding DUF2634 domain-containing protein, with the protein MKGIKIENGDVVRFQGKPVVLEDAEYYSQRIKHAIRLSIGESVYEPLVGLDWYTVFSTKIPRERVLVEIRKILIKDPETVSVNRIEIVESNDFDRRIYIQFSANTIFGIVTEEV; encoded by the coding sequence ATGAAAGGAATCAAGATTGAAAACGGGGATGTGGTTCGTTTCCAAGGTAAGCCGGTTGTATTGGAAGATGCAGAATACTATTCCCAAAGAATCAAACACGCGATTCGTCTTTCCATCGGTGAATCCGTTTATGAGCCGTTAGTCGGTCTGGATTGGTACACCGTTTTTTCGACGAAAATCCCGAGAGAAAGGGTTTTGGTGGAAATTCGCAAAATTCTGATCAAGGATCCGGAGACCGTATCGGTGAATCGTATCGAAATCGTAGAATCGAACGACTTCGATAGAAGAATATACATTCAATTTTCTGCAAATACTATTTTCGGAATCGTAACTGAGGAGGTTTGA
- a CDS encoding phage baseplate plug family protein, which produces MPIYQYLPVDPNVFPIRNTYEIGSKDYEFEFAYNEVGDFITVLVRDQDGVDLFSSRLVYGVPFNHVVVDEFPISILLKPLDLDDLYREEFKDIPVNLDTLGSSVQIYVEETL; this is translated from the coding sequence ATGCCAATATATCAATATTTACCAGTGGATCCGAACGTATTTCCGATCCGCAACACATACGAGATCGGTTCGAAAGATTATGAATTCGAATTCGCTTACAACGAAGTGGGGGATTTTATTACGGTTCTCGTGAGAGATCAGGACGGAGTCGATTTGTTTTCTTCCCGACTTGTATACGGTGTTCCTTTCAATCACGTAGTCGTCGATGAATTTCCGATTTCCATTCTTCTCAAACCCTTGGATCTCGATGATCTTTACCGCGAAGAGTTTAAGGATATCCCGGTTAACCTCGATACGTTGGGTTCCAGCGTACAAATTTATGTGGAGGAAACGTTATGA
- a CDS encoding DUF3383 family protein, producing the protein MSAQTVSKIEPISINLFLRNTPVSQMGFGLPLILGVKAPTYSLQVSSGPSGLIWKSVTSGNVFIQVKYVVAGNSTALSVVRSGTGTENDPYVVSVNVATDAGGVATSTAHQIKLAAEAVSNIAGATKIVDVIETASAGSGIVFAFAQAPLAFERYMEISSADDLLGMGFVSSDKEYLQATKIFRQTPRPKTVAVFLLTSWANAAVEIAALRNSGKDAWFKTTATTHTKSEIQALGDYLASIEKMFFACTDDVTVLTGRNSIWEYFTIHKNPDSFPEAAWVGNSSPRRVGSYNYAYLPLDGVENSGYTNSQTSSIFADNGNLIVDFGGKQVPYPGVSTGNVYADVVENRSWLKARLKENITSLFLNSDVVPYTIQGIQMIEARMREVFSQAGVQGIVAPVENESDKTRSDLGDYQYKIHLPETIDEIPTNDRNNRILPNITFSCRLRGAINEVDIDGELT; encoded by the coding sequence ATGAGCGCACAAACAGTCTCTAAAATTGAGCCGATCAGTATCAATCTATTTCTTAGAAATACTCCGGTTTCTCAAATGGGATTCGGGTTACCTTTGATTCTTGGAGTCAAGGCACCAACCTATTCTTTACAAGTATCCAGCGGTCCGAGCGGACTGATCTGGAAATCGGTCACTTCGGGAAACGTGTTTATCCAAGTTAAATACGTCGTTGCCGGAAACAGCACGGCTCTGAGCGTCGTTCGCTCCGGAACCGGAACGGAAAACGATCCTTATGTTGTTTCGGTTAACGTTGCAACGGATGCGGGCGGCGTCGCTACTTCTACGGCACACCAGATCAAACTTGCCGCGGAAGCGGTTTCGAACATCGCCGGAGCGACTAAAATCGTAGACGTGATCGAAACGGCAAGCGCGGGAAGCGGAATCGTTTTCGCATTCGCTCAAGCGCCTCTGGCTTTCGAAAGATATATGGAGATTTCCTCCGCCGACGATCTTTTGGGGATGGGTTTTGTTTCTTCGGATAAGGAATATCTGCAAGCTACTAAAATTTTCAGACAAACTCCAAGACCGAAGACCGTAGCGGTATTTCTTCTCACTTCTTGGGCGAACGCGGCCGTTGAAATCGCCGCTTTGAGAAATTCGGGAAAAGACGCTTGGTTTAAAACGACTGCGACCACTCATACGAAATCCGAAATACAAGCGTTAGGCGATTATCTCGCATCCATCGAGAAGATGTTCTTTGCTTGCACGGACGACGTAACCGTTCTCACGGGAAGAAATTCCATCTGGGAATACTTTACGATTCATAAGAATCCGGATTCTTTTCCGGAAGCCGCGTGGGTCGGAAATTCTTCTCCTCGTAGAGTCGGTTCGTATAACTACGCTTATCTGCCTCTCGACGGAGTTGAGAATTCCGGTTACACAAATTCTCAAACGAGTTCCATCTTTGCGGACAACGGAAATCTAATCGTTGATTTCGGCGGTAAGCAGGTTCCTTATCCGGGAGTTTCCACCGGGAACGTTTATGCGGACGTGGTTGAAAATCGTTCCTGGTTGAAGGCGCGTTTGAAGGAAAACATCACGAGTCTTTTTTTAAACTCGGACGTCGTTCCTTATACGATTCAAGGGATTCAGATGATCGAAGCGAGAATGCGAGAGGTTTTTTCTCAAGCAGGCGTTCAAGGAATCGTCGCACCCGTCGAAAACGAATCCGATAAAACGCGTTCCGATCTGGGAGATTATCAATATAAGATTCATCTTCCCGAAACGATAGACGAAATTCCGACTAACGATCGCAACAATCGGATTCTTCCCAACATCACTTTCTCGTGCCGCTTGAGAGGAGCGATCAACGAAGTCGACATCGACGGCGAATTAACCTAA
- a CDS encoding phage tail protein, which produces MTELSDILQKYPSSLFTREEDSQIGKKWKADLELLNEVRNVFESSKGATDFRTQSGAILDLIGKNLKQPRDGMDDFRYRVFLSIARQKRKSKGDIHSMNEIGSQILAGTGTLYEIQELCYGGEPLLLDGLITFNGEYPLSGNTKRPATIRVIFTGSVDTVVVTPEFNKAISQIRAGGVNSIINYRFETSTLSGRLYNSALRTSALDVTWAMNGVTILSIPNAKILPDQIAFGIGGLSSGTPRIPQAGDTGLQNEVLRKSITIQNNPDGSRIFKASIKQAEAIGAGINELGLFDRDGNLLFLKTFPSKPKDNLIVYDFAIHEEFE; this is translated from the coding sequence ATGACCGAGTTGAGCGACATTTTACAAAAATACCCCTCTTCGCTTTTTACGAGAGAGGAAGATTCCCAAATCGGAAAAAAATGGAAGGCCGATCTTGAGTTGTTAAACGAAGTGCGTAACGTGTTTGAGTCCTCGAAAGGCGCTACCGATTTCAGAACACAAAGCGGAGCTATTCTCGATCTGATCGGTAAAAATCTAAAACAACCTAGAGACGGAATGGACGATTTTAGATACAGGGTCTTTCTTTCGATTGCAAGACAAAAAAGAAAATCAAAGGGAGACATTCATTCCATGAATGAGATCGGATCCCAAATTCTTGCCGGAACGGGAACGTTATACGAAATCCAAGAGCTTTGTTACGGTGGAGAACCGTTGCTTCTCGACGGTTTGATTACGTTCAATGGGGAATATCCGTTATCGGGAAATACAAAAAGACCCGCTACAATTCGAGTGATTTTCACCGGTTCCGTAGATACGGTCGTTGTTACGCCGGAGTTTAATAAGGCCATTTCTCAAATTCGAGCGGGTGGGGTGAATTCGATCATCAATTATCGTTTTGAAACTTCGACCTTATCCGGTAGACTTTACAATTCGGCGCTTCGAACCTCTGCGTTAGACGTAACATGGGCGATGAACGGAGTCACCATACTCTCGATTCCGAACGCAAAAATTTTACCGGATCAGATTGCGTTTGGGATCGGTGGCCTAAGCTCCGGAACGCCGAGAATTCCTCAGGCAGGAGATACAGGCTTACAAAACGAGGTTTTGAGAAAATCGATTACAATTCAAAACAACCCGGACGGCTCGAGAATTTTCAAAGCCTCTATAAAACAAGCGGAAGCAATCGGAGCGGGAATTAACGAACTGGGATTGTTTGATCGAGACGGGAATTTGCTTTTTTTGAAAACGTTCCCCTCCAAACCCAAGGACAATTTGATCGTATACGATTTTGCAATTCACGAGGAATTCGAGTGA
- a CDS encoding phage baseplate protein, which translates to MGILTGRDTIALTDGDDEIEINVSFDLQYTYPAEITKHTVEKEKGKTMLTDHVIPGNRGITLSALLSSSFGVLTLSNKTVDEKLETLIAWQTSGTLLTLLGYGTGGIISRVLSMLPSVFRYVEPDDPDKRYLGRSVDEIPNLLLGDISFSESKDTGDDIPISISIFPILIAEAKTRELKSVKSGGKKPTKTVSKSGEPVPGKG; encoded by the coding sequence ATGGGAATTTTAACGGGAAGAGATACGATCGCTCTAACGGACGGCGACGATGAAATCGAGATAAACGTTTCCTTCGATTTGCAATATACATATCCCGCCGAGATCACGAAACATACGGTCGAAAAGGAAAAAGGTAAGACCATGTTGACCGATCACGTGATTCCGGGAAACAGAGGAATCACGTTAAGCGCTCTTCTATCTTCGTCCTTCGGTGTTTTGACCTTATCGAACAAAACGGTCGATGAGAAGTTGGAAACATTGATCGCATGGCAGACGAGCGGAACGCTTCTTACTCTTTTAGGTTACGGAACTGGCGGAATCATCAGCCGCGTTTTGTCGATGTTACCGTCCGTCTTTCGTTATGTGGAACCGGACGATCCGGATAAACGATACTTAGGAAGATCGGTTGACGAGATTCCGAATCTTCTTCTCGGGGACATTTCCTTTTCCGAATCCAAGGATACGGGGGACGATATTCCGATTTCGATTTCCATCTTCCCGATTCTGATCGCGGAAGCCAAAACGAGAGAGTTAAAAAGTGTAAAGTCTGGCGGAAAAAAACCGACCAAGACCGTTTCAAAATCCGGAGAGCCTGTTCCGGGAAAAGGTTAG
- a CDS encoding LIC_12613 family protein, which yields MTDNVSKDSAQPDKIFVKKESLESEVSVFPSEPILETIDDDAKVAQIHFVDGRRYKLQHPGNRKALRWRQESISLTEGLNQDKLMDKFFKFCVRPMGHSFEPTLDTIEPNHVEVWLNIANRFLKWELE from the coding sequence ATGACGGATAACGTTTCAAAAGATTCGGCGCAACCGGATAAAATTTTCGTTAAGAAGGAATCCTTGGAATCGGAAGTTTCCGTTTTTCCTTCGGAACCGATTTTGGAGACGATCGACGACGACGCGAAAGTGGCTCAGATTCATTTCGTGGACGGGCGCAGGTATAAACTTCAACATCCGGGAAATAGAAAGGCGCTCCGCTGGAGACAAGAATCGATCTCTTTAACCGAGGGACTCAATCAGGATAAACTGATGGATAAATTCTTCAAGTTCTGCGTTAGACCGATGGGTCATTCCTTCGAACCTACGTTAGACACTATTGAGCCGAATCACGTGGAGGTTTGGCTGAATATAGCGAATCGATTTCTTAAGTGGGAGTTGGAATAG
- a CDS encoding DUF4376 domain-containing protein, which yields MNYIIDKETKSVVWINSDPSKLEGRSAWSLFDSKVHQIAYAVHYNPKIGDEFKADLEDGIAKDFENQKVYHKTTGTERVLQSWEDEIDPETETFAEPLKDQTGNPLPFQKYTGSEWVVDENLKRESLLLQNKQIFLSRKEFYRGTVDFSGAVWDSGKQYLENIQKTLTLYSKQKISGLPDWRDANNAFHILSSEDLSDLAEKIELDLFRAGQTLYTKKWDVEVKILSLQENEFLDLVSLWS from the coding sequence ATGAATTATATTATCGATAAAGAAACTAAATCCGTAGTTTGGATCAATTCCGATCCGAGTAAATTAGAAGGTCGATCCGCTTGGTCTTTGTTTGATTCAAAGGTGCATCAGATAGCCTATGCGGTACATTACAATCCGAAAATCGGCGATGAGTTCAAAGCCGATTTAGAGGATGGAATTGCAAAGGACTTCGAGAATCAAAAAGTCTATCACAAGACCACAGGCACGGAAAGGGTTCTGCAAAGTTGGGAAGACGAGATTGATCCTGAAACGGAAACATTTGCCGAACCGTTGAAGGACCAAACCGGGAATCCTTTGCCGTTTCAAAAATATACCGGCTCCGAATGGGTTGTAGACGAGAATTTAAAAAGAGAATCCTTGCTTTTGCAGAATAAACAGATTTTTCTTTCGAGAAAGGAATTTTATCGTGGAACGGTCGACTTTTCGGGTGCGGTCTGGGATTCCGGAAAACAATATCTTGAGAATATTCAAAAAACATTAACTCTTTATTCCAAACAAAAAATTTCAGGCCTTCCTGACTGGAGAGATGCGAACAATGCGTTTCATATACTCAGCTCGGAAGATTTGTCCGACCTGGCGGAAAAAATAGAATTAGATCTCTTTCGCGCGGGCCAAACCCTATATACGAAAAAATGGGACGTTGAAGTCAAAATTCTTTCCTTACAGGAAAATGAATTTTTGGATTTAGTTTCCCTTTGGAGTTGA
- a CDS encoding Gp138 family membrane-puncturing spike protein has product MSLDEMILAAMKKSLSRVQVGLPGIIDSFNSSEMTANVKIPFKQKDGTGEEKSFPILSNVRVGTMWAGDFYIKPDYKRGDKVWISFSTHDISEAVRGVSSVVSDSLFDLQSACIVSGFKGETDAPATTANQAGLVIGNKEGKSLIQLEDDRIKIQGGLVDLSEYAVLGETLADLIKAIIDVFINNAGAFTTNTSQGVPAGLGASVVNQLNMRKAEVDQILSNKVKIG; this is encoded by the coding sequence ATGAGTCTGGATGAAATGATTCTCGCCGCGATGAAAAAATCTCTTTCAAGGGTTCAGGTTGGTTTGCCTGGAATCATAGATTCCTTCAATTCGAGCGAAATGACGGCTAACGTTAAAATTCCGTTTAAACAGAAAGACGGAACGGGAGAAGAGAAGTCCTTTCCTATCCTTTCGAACGTCCGAGTGGGTACGATGTGGGCCGGTGATTTTTATATCAAACCCGATTACAAACGCGGGGACAAGGTTTGGATTTCATTCTCCACACATGATATTTCGGAAGCGGTTCGAGGTGTAAGTTCGGTTGTCTCCGATTCCTTATTCGATCTTCAAAGCGCTTGTATCGTAAGCGGTTTTAAAGGGGAGACGGATGCTCCTGCGACCACGGCGAATCAAGCCGGTTTAGTGATCGGAAATAAGGAGGGCAAGTCTCTCATTCAGCTGGAGGACGATCGTATAAAAATCCAAGGCGGTCTAGTGGATCTTTCCGAATACGCTGTGTTAGGTGAAACATTGGCCGACCTGATCAAAGCGATTATAGACGTTTTTATAAACAATGCCGGAGCGTTTACTACGAACACTTCTCAGGGAGTGCCTGCGGGTCTCGGAGCTTCGGTTGTCAATCAACTCAATATGAGAAAGGCGGAAGTGGATCAAATTCTTTCGAACAAGGTAAAGATAGGATGA
- a CDS encoding phage protein: MIGNPKLFGRVASLEILPKTGSGKEFTYPPFDIEFETEIGPMNLTTVTLYNVNQDTMNLIEGKSKGTGLQYPSAFLNAGYKDENGLVVSGEVIRPKMTQEGTNRILEFQISANAGAWSSSYIMKTYSKLPATTVILDILDRGNLKPGRINIADNKIINFSANTSLGDCILRFCSLTKTQYWFQDGLLHIDSLQPQKKPSAIFLDDSSGLIGAPEKGQKTWKIKSLFRHKFKQNVIVSVKGGSLDADCRILKGKHVFSTLQSECYSELEVLPL, from the coding sequence ATGATCGGAAATCCGAAATTATTCGGAAGAGTGGCTTCTTTGGAGATTCTTCCCAAAACGGGAAGCGGCAAAGAATTCACGTATCCACCTTTCGATATCGAATTCGAAACAGAAATCGGGCCGATGAATTTGACCACGGTGACCTTATACAACGTGAATCAGGATACGATGAATCTGATCGAAGGTAAATCGAAAGGAACCGGATTACAATATCCAAGCGCGTTTTTAAACGCGGGTTATAAGGACGAAAACGGTTTGGTAGTTAGCGGTGAAGTGATTCGTCCTAAGATGACACAAGAGGGAACGAATCGTATATTGGAGTTTCAGATCAGTGCGAACGCAGGCGCATGGTCAAGTTCTTATATTATGAAAACATACAGCAAACTTCCCGCAACGACCGTGATTCTTGATATTTTGGATCGCGGAAATCTCAAACCGGGAAGAATCAACATCGCGGATAACAAAATTATAAATTTCAGCGCGAATACTTCGTTAGGCGATTGTATTCTACGTTTTTGCTCTTTGACAAAAACGCAATATTGGTTTCAGGACGGACTTCTACACATAGATTCATTACAACCTCAGAAAAAACCGAGCGCGATCTTTTTGGATGATTCTTCCGGTCTGATCGGCGCTCCGGAAAAGGGACAGAAAACTTGGAAGATCAAAAGTCTGTTTCGACATAAATTCAAACAGAATGTGATTGTCTCCGTAAAAGGGGGAAGTCTCGACGCCGATTGTAGAATCTTAAAGGGAAAACACGTCTTTTCCACGCTTCAATCCGAATGTTATTCCGAACTGGAGGTTCTACCTTTATGA
- a CDS encoding phage structural protein yields MNGIWDPKKLNVNCNGRDVSGMSQADGYFKIEPVTKEYILSQVGIKGDWNISEVYDGRVKLTLTLMGDSPENQYFFALGEGRLPCVFTIKDKSDGGMLGFSAQGRVWERPNIEKGKEYKDMVWVFLLPDYKGVITA; encoded by the coding sequence ATGAACGGTATTTGGGATCCAAAGAAATTAAACGTGAACTGCAACGGACGAGACGTGTCCGGAATGAGTCAAGCGGACGGGTACTTTAAAATCGAACCCGTAACGAAGGAATACATTCTCTCTCAAGTGGGAATCAAAGGAGATTGGAACATCTCGGAAGTATATGATGGAAGAGTAAAGTTGACTCTGACTCTTATGGGAGATTCCCCGGAGAACCAATACTTCTTCGCCTTAGGCGAAGGAAGACTTCCCTGCGTGTTTACGATTAAGGATAAAAGCGACGGAGGAATGTTAGGTTTCTCCGCACAAGGTAGAGTTTGGGAAAGACCGAACATCGAAAAGGGAAAAGAATACAAGGACATGGTCTGGGTGTTTCTTCTTCCCGATTACAAAGGAGTAATCACGGCATGA
- a CDS encoding LIC12611 family phage tail protein: protein MAERDVNVKIKISVDPKDSFTLIEKDVKKLKEQVLAFSDAMTLVSQKGVKSWKALKDSVSSFASKKSELSTFTEQTKKLDSSLSGLSSKLKGMAKLPNPFSEMTKSADAAGKKVKELDSGLATNAAKTSRLSGAFSTLNTVATSVFQQIIVPSFKSGIELDKQRSILKNLAGDGYSKLQAAINNTIKTSKGLHTQTELTKITDDAIRSGYSIDFISKNLSGLQMASKLTGNELSSSMTLAFKAIESGNDDFFKHSGALFSAYSKDFQKINGSAMSEADKRIAREELIFQALNKNKTLQNSYKEEMKTASGILERFDGGMNRLSESLGTKMVESMKPLFDMLSDLIDYFTTGEDASERLQTAMILLGSVLVGVFGALAVAAWSAVAPLIPFIAAGVAIGLVIGGIILIFKNFNKILDAVKNGFMSLLTSFQNSKIGSWFGLLKASGAPPPAQTGNVTNVNDALITKHGEIVKFHPDDNVVAVKDLGVLGGSKQNRSGGGISVNIANVVLGSATRKEDASVFASYLEKELDKIALKIGLASGLTPEGA from the coding sequence ATGGCCGAGCGGGACGTAAACGTTAAGATAAAAATTTCTGTGGATCCGAAGGATTCTTTTACACTGATTGAGAAGGACGTCAAAAAATTGAAAGAGCAAGTATTAGCTTTTTCTGATGCGATGACTTTGGTTTCTCAAAAAGGCGTTAAGTCCTGGAAGGCTTTGAAGGATTCTGTTTCGAGTTTTGCGAGTAAGAAATCCGAATTATCGACCTTTACGGAACAGACAAAAAAACTCGATTCGAGCCTGAGCGGTCTTTCTTCCAAGCTGAAAGGAATGGCGAAATTACCGAACCCGTTTTCGGAGATGACAAAGTCCGCCGATGCCGCCGGAAAAAAAGTCAAGGAATTGGATTCAGGGTTGGCGACGAATGCCGCAAAGACTTCCCGTCTGAGCGGCGCTTTTTCAACCCTGAATACGGTCGCTACGTCCGTTTTTCAACAGATCATCGTTCCTTCGTTTAAATCCGGAATCGAATTGGATAAACAAAGATCGATCTTAAAGAATCTGGCGGGAGACGGATATTCCAAACTGCAAGCCGCGATCAATAACACGATCAAAACTTCCAAAGGACTTCATACTCAAACGGAACTTACAAAAATCACCGATGATGCGATTCGATCGGGATATTCGATCGATTTTATCTCGAAGAATCTTTCCGGTCTTCAAATGGCGAGTAAACTGACCGGTAATGAATTGTCTTCGTCTATGACGCTGGCTTTTAAAGCGATCGAATCGGGAAATGACGATTTTTTTAAACATAGCGGCGCTCTTTTTTCCGCTTACTCCAAAGACTTTCAGAAGATCAACGGCTCCGCGATGTCCGAGGCTGACAAAAGAATTGCACGAGAAGAACTGATTTTTCAGGCACTTAATAAGAATAAAACATTACAAAACTCTTATAAAGAAGAGATGAAAACCGCATCCGGGATTCTGGAGCGATTTGACGGCGGAATGAACCGTCTATCGGAGAGCCTAGGGACGAAAATGGTGGAATCGATGAAACCTCTCTTCGATATGCTCTCCGATTTAATCGACTACTTCACCACCGGAGAAGACGCGTCCGAACGTTTGCAAACTGCGATGATCCTTTTGGGAAGCGTCCTTGTGGGAGTGTTCGGTGCGCTTGCGGTCGCCGCCTGGAGCGCCGTCGCACCTTTGATTCCGTTCATCGCCGCGGGTGTTGCGATCGGATTGGTCATCGGTGGCATTATTCTAATATTCAAAAACTTTAATAAAATACTGGATGCGGTTAAAAACGGATTCATGAGTCTCTTAACGTCGTTTCAGAATTCTAAAATCGGATCCTGGTTCGGTCTTTTGAAGGCGTCCGGCGCTCCTCCGCCCGCACAAACCGGTAACGTTACCAATGTAAACGACGCGCTCATTACCAAACACGGTGAGATCGTAAAATTTCATCCCGATGACAACGTAGTCGCCGTCAAGGACTTAGGCGTGTTAGGCGGTTCCAAACAGAATCGTAGCGGCGGAGGAATCTCCGTAAATATCGCCAACGTAGTGTTAGGTTCCGCAACTAGAAAAGAAGATGCGTCTGTATTCGCATCCTATTTGGAAAAGGAATTGGATAAAATAGCGTTGAAGATCGGTCTTGCGTCCGGTCTTACGCCGGAGGGAGCATAA